The window TAGGCGGACAGGATGTGGCTCTTGCGCTCGGGTCCGAGCAGTACTTTCTCGATGCTCTCGGCGAGTTCGTCCATGGTGATCTTCTTCTTGTTGCGGCGCGCCGCGAGGATGGCGCCCTCGTTCACGAGATTGGCGAGGTCGGCGCCGGAGAAGCCTGGAGTGCGCTCGGCGATGCGGCGCAGGTTGACGTCCTCCGCGAACGGCTTGTTCTTGGCGTGGAGTTCGAGGATCGCCAGCCGGTCGTTGATGTCCGGACCGTCGAGGACGATGCGTCGGTCGAAGCGGCCGGGACGCAGCAGCGCCGGGTCGAGCACGTCGGGGCGGTTCGTGGCCGCGAGGACGATGACGCCCTGGTTCGGGTCGAAGCCGTCCATCTCGACGAGGATCTGGTTCAGGGTCTGTTCGCGCTCGTCGTGGCTGCCGCCGAGGCCGGAGCCGCGCTGGCGGCCGACCGCGTCGATCTCATCAATGAAGATGATGCAGGGAGCGTTCTTCTTGGCGCGCGAGAACAGGTCGCGGACGCGCGAGGCGCCGACGCCGACGAACATCTCCACGAACTCCGAGCCGGAAATATGGAAGAAGGGGACATTGGCTTCGCCGGCGACCGCGCGGGCGAGGAGTGTCTTGCCGGTGCCCGGACTGCCCATGAGGAGCACGCCCTTCGGGATCTTCGCGCCGAGGCCGATGAATTTCTTGGGGCTGCGCAGGAACTCGACGACCTCGAGGAGTTCCTCTTTGGCTTCGCGCGCGCCGGCCACGTCCTTGAAGGTCACGCGATCCTTGGCGTTCTTGGGGTATTCGCGCGCGCCGCTCGCGCCGAAGGACATCGCGCGGGTGTTAGCGCCCTGGACCTGCCGCATCATGATCCAGAAGAAGAAAGCGACGAGGATGAGCGGCAGCAGGAATGGCAGGATGACGCCGAGCCAGTAAGAGAAACCGGATTCCGGTTTCACGGAGATCGCGACTTTCTGGATCTTGTCGGCCGGCACCTGGAGATCGGCCAGGAGCTCGGTGAACGACTGGCCGGGTTCCTTGTCCGCGACCGTCTTGTCGCCGTTCTTCAGTTCGACATAGATCTTATCGCCGCGGACCTCGATGGTCTTGGCTTGTTCGCTCGTGATGCTGTCGACGACCGCGCTGATCTGGACTTCCTGGCTTTTCTTCGACGTCGGCAGGTTGTAAGCGCTTAGCAGGGCGGCGAACACCAGAAAAACGACGATGGAGACGACCAGGTTCTTGGTTATGGTGCGAGTGGAATTTTTCATATCGGTTCAAGTATAGCGAATCGCCGGCCTGAGGCGCAAATCAGCGGCGTTTCCGGTTTTCGGCCGAGTCGTTTTAAGCTCCCGCGCCGGCGCCAAACGGAAACCCCGGCCGGGTGGTCGGGGTCAACCGTTCGATTGTCTATTGTCGGGGCAAGATTATTCAGCGGCTTTCTCGCCCTCGGCTTCGGCGTCCGCGGGCGTTTCTTCGCCGGCGTCCTCCTTGCCGAGTTTCTTCTCTTTCTTCTCGATCGGCTGGTCCTCAAGCGCCTTGAGGGAGAGGCCGAGGCGATGCTGTTCCGGTTCGACGGAGACGATCATGAACTTCAGCGTCTCGCCTGGCTTGGCGATCTCGGAGAGGTCGCGGACCGGCTTGCGGGTCAGTTCGGAAACGTGGGCGAGACCGTGGA is drawn from Patescibacteria group bacterium and contains these coding sequences:
- the ftsH gene encoding ATP-dependent zinc metalloprotease FtsH; protein product: MKNSTRTITKNLVVSIVVFLVFAALLSAYNLPTSKKSQEVQISAVVDSITSEQAKTIEVRGDKIYVELKNGDKTVADKEPGQSFTELLADLQVPADKIQKVAISVKPESGFSYWLGVILPFLLPLILVAFFFWIMMRQVQGANTRAMSFGASGAREYPKNAKDRVTFKDVAGAREAKEELLEVVEFLRSPKKFIGLGAKIPKGVLLMGSPGTGKTLLARAVAGEANVPFFHISGSEFVEMFVGVGASRVRDLFSRAKKNAPCIIFIDEIDAVGRQRGSGLGGSHDEREQTLNQILVEMDGFDPNQGVIVLAATNRPDVLDPALLRPGRFDRRIVLDGPDINDRLAILELHAKNKPFAEDVNLRRIAERTPGFSGADLANLVNEGAILAARRNKKKITMDELAESIEKVLLGPERKSHILSAYERKVTAYHEAGHALVSHLLPNADPVHKVSIISRGTAAGYTLKLPSEDKHMHRKAEFIDDLAVMYGGYLTEIGIFGAENLTTGASSDLRQAKELARRMITIYGMSAALGPRTFGRSEEMVFLGKEIHYERDYSEHTAQKIDAEIDRLIDEAIAKAREVLVNNRPLLDKIVGVLLEKETIEKDDFEKLVGPKTESDLEHRHPDNKIDGGATEFRPNHQSGTDQQL